From the genome of Cytobacillus firmus, one region includes:
- a CDS encoding LysE family transporter: MGIGIYLSYVFLGLSLAAPIGPVNAVRLEKGIKNGFWHAWIVGVGSMFADAFYMLVVYLGLVHFLDTPVVQIFLWLFGGFILLYTGIESIVNANKISISYVRSQDSLFKCFFSGFIMSISSPLSILFWLGIYGSVLAKTAAAYGKTELFLYSTMIFLGLMLWDLFVAGLTTGFRRFLTSKGIIIISILSGLSLIGFGAYFAFEGLKALFA; the protein is encoded by the coding sequence TTGGGAATTGGAATATATTTAAGTTACGTGTTTCTCGGACTGTCTCTGGCAGCTCCAATTGGGCCGGTTAATGCCGTCAGGCTTGAAAAAGGGATAAAAAATGGATTTTGGCATGCGTGGATTGTTGGAGTGGGATCTATGTTTGCTGATGCGTTTTATATGCTGGTTGTATACCTTGGACTCGTCCATTTTTTGGACACCCCTGTTGTACAGATCTTCCTGTGGCTTTTTGGAGGATTTATTCTTTTATACACGGGGATCGAAAGTATTGTAAATGCCAATAAAATTTCCATAAGCTATGTGCGCAGCCAGGATTCCTTGTTTAAATGTTTTTTCTCCGGATTTATTATGTCTATATCCAGTCCTCTTTCCATTCTGTTCTGGCTCGGCATTTACGGATCTGTACTTGCAAAAACAGCCGCGGCTTATGGAAAAACAGAGCTCTTTTTATACAGTACCATGATTTTTCTGGGACTGATGCTTTGGGATCTATTTGTCGCAGGATTGACCACAGGGTTTCGCCGATTTCTGACCTCCAAAGGGATCATCATCATATCGATTCTTTCAGGATTATCGCTGATTGGATTTGGGGCTTATTTTGCATTCGAAGGGTTAAAGGCATTATTTGCTTAA
- a CDS encoding metallophosphoesterase family protein: protein MKRVTFIHAADLHLDSPMSGLRHLPPAIFKKLQESTFNAFTKIIDLAIFHAVDFVILAGDLFDGEDRSIKAQTRFRKEMERLDERGIAVYAVHGNHDHMDGRWAHLPMPDNVHIFSHEVEVVKHTAENGTSVHLYGFSYPKRHVLERMIDQYNREDVADLHIGILHGSFEGSSDHVPYAPFRINDLLGKDFDYWALGHIHKREIIISQPPVIYPGNIQGRNRKETGPKGCYLVELDSSGAKMEFLEAAPVIWENAEIDASGLENYQDVYDICLNLMEEKRQNRRGTVLNLTLTETGIPDHELRSITNGELLETLQEEEADEESFVWISGITVNEKRMWNKENLAHESDFFSELFKTAGQFAERSESALPLYSHPLARRFMNELTKDEKQRIAEEAEALLVDLLYKA, encoded by the coding sequence ATGAAAAGGGTTACGTTTATTCATGCTGCAGATTTACACCTGGATAGTCCGATGTCCGGTTTGAGGCATTTGCCCCCGGCCATTTTTAAAAAACTGCAGGAAAGTACTTTCAACGCATTTACCAAAATAATTGACTTAGCCATTTTCCATGCTGTTGACTTTGTCATCTTAGCCGGGGATTTATTTGACGGTGAAGACAGGAGCATAAAGGCACAAACCCGTTTTCGTAAGGAGATGGAGAGGCTGGATGAACGAGGGATTGCTGTTTATGCAGTCCATGGTAATCATGACCATATGGATGGCCGATGGGCCCATTTGCCAATGCCGGATAATGTCCATATTTTTTCCCATGAAGTTGAAGTGGTGAAGCATACAGCTGAAAATGGCACATCTGTTCATCTTTATGGTTTCAGCTACCCTAAGAGACATGTGCTGGAAAGGATGATCGATCAATATAACAGGGAAGATGTTGCTGATCTGCATATTGGAATACTTCATGGCTCTTTTGAAGGCAGCAGTGATCACGTTCCATATGCACCGTTCCGAATAAATGATTTGCTTGGAAAGGACTTTGATTACTGGGCTCTTGGACATATACATAAACGGGAAATTATCATTTCCCAGCCGCCCGTCATTTACCCCGGTAATATACAGGGAAGAAACCGGAAAGAAACCGGTCCGAAAGGATGCTATTTAGTTGAGCTTGATAGTTCGGGTGCAAAGATGGAGTTTCTGGAAGCTGCTCCTGTAATCTGGGAAAATGCAGAAATAGATGCTTCCGGATTGGAGAACTATCAGGATGTATATGATATTTGCTTAAATTTGATGGAAGAAAAGCGCCAAAACAGGCGGGGGACAGTCCTGAATCTGACACTTACAGAAACTGGAATACCTGATCACGAATTAAGAAGCATAACCAATGGCGAGCTCCTCGAAACGCTGCAGGAGGAAGAGGCAGATGAGGAATCATTTGTATGGATTTCCGGTATCACAGTAAATGAAAAAAGAATGTGGAATAAAGAAAATCTGGCACATGAATCAGATTTTTTCAGTGAGCTTTTTAAAACCGCGGGTCAGTTTGCAGAGCGCAGTGAAAGTGCTTTGCCTTTGTATTCACATCCCCTGGCAAGAAGATTTATGAACGAACTCACTAAGGATGAAAAACAGAGAATCGCCGAGGAAGCTGAAGCACTGCTGGTGGACCTATTATACAAAGCTTGA
- a CDS encoding YhzD family protein, with protein sequence MKTYKLTAFEQDGEKILDEAFQAASDDEAKSVGENLLKEKGLDEKTHRCTSPAGKLILFHR encoded by the coding sequence ATGAAGACTTACAAGCTTACTGCATTTGAACAGGACGGGGAAAAGATATTGGATGAAGCATTCCAGGCAGCTTCTGATGACGAAGCTAAAAGTGTGGGAGAAAATCTCCTTAAGGAAAAAGGGCTGGATGAGAAAACTCACCGCTGCACCTCTCCTGCGGGCAAACTGATACTGTTTCATAGATAG
- a CDS encoding ABC transporter ATP-binding protein, translating into MALELEHVTKRFGKFTAVDDLSLSIPESEMFGFLGANGAGKTTTFRMILGLLDPSGGKITWNGNPIDYSTSPLIGYLPEERGLYPKLKVKDQVIYLAKLRGMGKQDCLMELTYWLERFKVPEYANKKIEELSKGNQQKIQFITAVIHKPKLLILDEPFSGLDPVNVELLKDAVLELRDNGTTIVFSSHRMEHVEELCEHLCIMQKGRPVVHGSLKEIKRSFGRKNLIIHADYDLSFLKDSRGVVKARQTAEGIQLQISGEDAAEAIFREVAEKGFVRKFVLEEPSLNDIFIEKAGASYE; encoded by the coding sequence ATGGCTTTAGAGCTTGAGCATGTAACAAAGCGCTTTGGAAAGTTTACGGCAGTGGACGATTTGTCACTTTCTATTCCAGAAAGTGAGATGTTTGGATTCCTGGGGGCGAATGGAGCCGGTAAAACGACTACTTTCCGTATGATACTGGGACTATTGGATCCCAGCGGAGGAAAGATTACGTGGAATGGAAATCCCATCGATTATTCAACCAGCCCGCTGATAGGCTACCTTCCTGAAGAAAGAGGTTTATATCCAAAGCTGAAGGTCAAGGATCAGGTTATCTATTTAGCTAAGCTGAGAGGGATGGGAAAGCAGGACTGTTTAATGGAATTAACTTATTGGCTTGAGCGGTTCAAAGTTCCTGAATACGCCAATAAAAAAATTGAAGAGCTTTCAAAGGGAAACCAGCAGAAAATCCAGTTTATTACTGCTGTTATACATAAGCCAAAGCTTTTAATTCTGGATGAACCATTCAGCGGATTGGATCCGGTTAATGTAGAACTGCTGAAGGATGCTGTACTGGAGTTAAGGGATAACGGTACAACGATTGTTTTTTCCTCACATAGGATGGAGCATGTAGAAGAGCTTTGTGAACACTTATGCATCATGCAAAAAGGGCGGCCAGTAGTGCACGGATCTTTAAAAGAAATTAAACGTTCCTTTGGCAGGAAAAATCTTATTATCCATGCAGATTATGATTTAAGCTTTTTGAAGGATAGCAGGGGAGTGGTGAAAGCCAGACAGACAGCTGAGGGGATTCAGCTGCAGATTTCCGGTGAAGATGCCGCTGAAGCCATTTTCAGAGAGGTTGCAGAGAAGGGGTTTGTCCGTAAATTTGTTTTGGAAGAGCCGTCACTGAATGATATTTTTATAGAAAAGGCTGGTGCTTCCTATGAATAA
- a CDS encoding long-chain fatty acid--CoA ligase — MMMQTPLTMTQMIRRAEKYFPKKTVVSRTAGGIQRLTYKEIAERTRKLAESLQKLGVERGDKVGTLAWNHHRHLEAYFAIPCSGAVLHTINIRLSPQHITYIINHAEDKVLLIDPDIVPLIEKVKDELKTVKAFIIMTDEEELPETSLSPVYHYEKLINEASGAYEYPDDLDENSAAGMCYTSATTGNPKGVVYSHRGIVLHSMALGMADSAAVSEKDIALPVVPMFHVNAWGLPFAAVWFGTTLVLPGPYFTPKLLAELIQSEKVTITAGVPTIWLGLLKELDENKYDMSSLRSVLCGGSAAPKGMIKAFEQKHKIPFMHAYGMTETSPLVVISTLKSYQEELSAEERLDIKAKQGILVPGLEMKIAGKDGEAAWDGKEMGELAIRGPWIASEYYKDERTNEAFRDGWLYTGDVVTIDEEGFMKIVDRTKDLIKSGGEWISSVDIENALMAHESVFEAAVVAVPHEQWQERPVACVVLKEPFKGQTTKEELYEFLKPQFAKWWLPDEILFFEEIPKTSVGKFLKMALREQVQKEYTGHAK; from the coding sequence ATGATGATGCAGACACCTTTGACTATGACGCAAATGATCAGGCGGGCAGAAAAGTATTTTCCAAAGAAAACGGTCGTATCAAGAACGGCCGGCGGAATTCAGAGATTGACATATAAGGAGATTGCAGAAAGGACCAGGAAGCTGGCAGAAAGCCTGCAAAAGCTGGGAGTGGAAAGAGGGGATAAGGTCGGGACACTGGCATGGAACCATCATCGTCACCTGGAGGCTTATTTCGCCATCCCATGCAGCGGAGCTGTTCTCCACACGATTAATATCCGTCTGTCACCTCAGCATATAACATATATTATTAACCATGCCGAAGATAAAGTGCTGCTGATTGATCCTGACATTGTACCGCTAATTGAGAAGGTTAAGGATGAACTGAAGACGGTCAAGGCGTTCATCATTATGACAGATGAAGAAGAATTGCCTGAGACTTCTCTTTCCCCGGTATATCACTATGAAAAGCTTATAAATGAAGCAAGTGGTGCCTATGAATATCCTGATGATCTGGATGAAAATTCAGCAGCGGGAATGTGCTATACCTCGGCAACTACAGGCAACCCTAAAGGGGTCGTCTATTCCCACAGAGGCATTGTTCTCCACAGTATGGCACTTGGGATGGCAGACAGTGCAGCTGTAAGCGAGAAGGATATCGCTCTTCCGGTAGTGCCGATGTTCCATGTAAACGCATGGGGGCTGCCGTTTGCTGCTGTCTGGTTTGGAACCACTCTTGTATTGCCGGGACCATATTTTACACCGAAACTTCTGGCAGAGCTTATTCAATCTGAGAAAGTTACCATAACAGCCGGAGTGCCGACAATCTGGCTCGGATTATTAAAAGAACTTGATGAAAATAAATATGATATGAGCTCACTCCGATCGGTTCTATGTGGAGGTTCGGCAGCGCCAAAAGGCATGATTAAAGCCTTCGAGCAAAAGCACAAAATTCCATTCATGCATGCCTACGGAATGACTGAAACAAGCCCGCTTGTTGTTATTTCGACTTTAAAAAGCTATCAGGAAGAGCTATCAGCAGAAGAGAGGCTGGATATAAAAGCCAAACAGGGCATCCTTGTACCTGGGCTGGAAATGAAGATTGCCGGCAAGGATGGGGAAGCAGCATGGGACGGAAAGGAAATGGGGGAACTCGCTATAAGAGGGCCATGGATTGCTTCTGAATATTATAAAGATGAGCGGACCAATGAAGCATTCCGTGATGGCTGGCTCTACACGGGAGATGTCGTAACCATTGATGAAGAAGGATTTATGAAAATCGTTGACCGGACAAAAGATTTAATTAAAAGTGGAGGGGAGTGGATTTCTTCCGTTGATATCGAAAATGCCTTAATGGCTCATGAATCGGTATTTGAAGCAGCGGTTGTTGCTGTCCCGCATGAGCAATGGCAGGAGAGGCCGGTGGCATGCGTAGTTCTGAAAGAGCCATTTAAAGGGCAGACCACAAAAGAAGAGCTTTATGAATTCCTGAAACCGCAATTTGCAAAATGGTGGCTTCCGGATGAAATACTTTTCTTTGAGGAAATACCAAAAACCTCTGTAGGAAAATTCCTCAAAATGGCTTTAAGAGAGCAGGTCCAAAAAGAATATACAGGTCATGCAAAGTAA
- a CDS encoding coproporphyrinogen III oxidase — protein MNISILGIQDERFHRPLRLIGNLFFEECEVVLGENAAADLTISFQLEQGERIKAIAELTDKDNRNLTANFEKEFVPAESDKETFRQVKNAVSHVYLTVLQDWTGITQKWGILTGVRPTKLLHRAMQNQTPLQEAHQQLKEEYLITDEKIQLMQNIVDRQLAVVPDLYDLKNEVSIYIGIPFCPTKCAYCTFPAYAINGRQGSVNSFLGGLHFEIRKIGDWLKENNVKITTVYYGGGTPTSITAEEMDMLYEEMYESFPDVENIREVTVEAGRPDTITPEKLEVLKKWNIDRISINPQSYIQETLKAIGRHHTVEETVDKFYLARNMGMNNINMDLIIGLPGEGVQEFAYTLDETEKLMPESLTVHTLSFKRASEMTKNKQKYKVADREEIEKMMNMAENWTKVHNYDPYYLYRQKNILGNLENVGYALPNQESIYNIMIMEEQQTIIGLGCGASSKFIDPGTGKITHFANPKDPKSYNDSFEYYTDEKLKILKELFNKHESLAE, from the coding sequence TTGAACATTTCAATTTTAGGCATACAGGATGAACGGTTCCATCGGCCGCTTCGGCTGATCGGGAACCTCTTTTTTGAAGAATGTGAAGTGGTGCTGGGTGAGAATGCTGCAGCAGATCTGACCATTTCTTTTCAGCTTGAGCAGGGAGAACGCATTAAAGCCATTGCAGAGCTTACTGATAAAGACAACAGGAATCTTACAGCCAATTTTGAAAAGGAATTTGTTCCGGCTGAGTCTGACAAAGAGACTTTCAGACAAGTGAAGAATGCAGTATCACATGTATACCTGACTGTTTTGCAGGACTGGACTGGCATTACCCAGAAGTGGGGTATCCTGACCGGAGTACGTCCCACAAAATTGCTTCACCGTGCCATGCAGAATCAGACACCTCTCCAGGAAGCTCATCAGCAGCTGAAGGAAGAGTACTTGATTACAGATGAAAAAATTCAGCTTATGCAGAATATTGTAGACCGGCAGCTTGCTGTTGTGCCGGATCTTTATGACTTAAAAAATGAGGTAAGCATATATATTGGCATTCCGTTCTGCCCGACAAAGTGCGCGTATTGTACTTTTCCTGCCTATGCGATTAATGGCAGGCAGGGTTCTGTTAACTCATTTCTTGGCGGCCTTCATTTTGAAATACGCAAAATTGGTGATTGGCTGAAAGAAAATAATGTGAAAATTACTACTGTCTATTATGGCGGAGGGACTCCGACAAGCATTACGGCAGAAGAGATGGATATGCTTTATGAGGAAATGTATGAATCTTTTCCAGATGTAGAAAACATTCGGGAGGTCACTGTCGAAGCAGGCCGTCCGGATACGATTACACCTGAAAAGCTTGAAGTGCTTAAAAAATGGAATATTGACCGTATCAGCATCAATCCTCAGTCCTATATTCAGGAGACCTTGAAAGCAATTGGCCGTCACCACACAGTAGAAGAAACCGTGGATAAATTCTATTTGGCCCGTAATATGGGCATGAACAATATCAATATGGATCTGATCATTGGATTGCCTGGAGAAGGTGTTCAGGAATTTGCGTATACTCTGGATGAAACAGAAAAATTAATGCCGGAATCCCTGACTGTCCATACTTTATCCTTTAAACGAGCTTCGGAAATGACAAAGAACAAGCAAAAATATAAAGTTGCCGATCGTGAAGAGATTGAAAAAATGATGAACATGGCTGAGAATTGGACGAAAGTGCATAATTACGATCCTTATTATCTCTACCGCCAGAAAAATATTCTCGGCAATCTTGAAAATGTCGGTTATGCCCTTCCAAATCAGGAAAGCATTTATAACATTATGATCATGGAAGAACAGCAGACAATTATCGGGCTTGGATGCGGGGCTTCCAGTAAGTTCATTGATCCCGGGACAGGAAAAATCACTCATTTTGCGAACCCGAAGGATCCAAAATCGTATAATGACAGTTTTGAATATTATACAGATGAGAAATTGAAAATATTAAAAGAGCTATTTAATAAACATGAATCCCTAGCCGAATAG
- a CDS encoding ABC transporter permease — protein MNNFMTILLHTYLSKLKTKSFIVTTLLTVAIVAGLANLSGIIDYFDKDDEERIAVIDETGVLLAPLQEQMDALNNNISLIAYKGSKAEGENAVKDEKYKGLLLLSFTEEELPEAAYKARSIADSAIPSELQGGLQQLKTQMAATQINLSPEQLSKLYEPVPFDKTALEENAKTEEELNQARGLVYVLLFIIYFAVILYANMIAMEVATEKSSRVMEILISSVSPIKQMFAKILGIGLLSLTQMALILLVGYFSVKQNLDTMEGGFFEFFGFGNIPATTIAYALIFFILGYFLYATLAAFLGSLVSRIEDIQQMITPMTMMVVAGFMIAMFGLSQPEASFVTITSYIPFFTPMLMFMRVGMLSLPVWEPILGIAILLVSIILLAVFGARVYRGGVLMYGKSNSFKDIKKALQLTKNE, from the coding sequence ATGAATAACTTTATGACGATTCTTCTTCATACTTATTTAAGCAAACTGAAGACCAAGTCATTTATTGTTACGACTCTCCTTACTGTGGCGATAGTTGCAGGGCTTGCCAACTTATCCGGTATTATTGATTATTTCGATAAGGATGATGAAGAACGAATTGCCGTAATCGATGAGACAGGTGTGCTGTTAGCTCCTCTTCAGGAACAAATGGATGCCCTGAATAACAATATTTCTTTAATTGCCTACAAAGGGTCAAAGGCAGAAGGAGAAAATGCTGTTAAGGATGAAAAGTATAAAGGACTTTTATTGTTATCCTTTACTGAAGAAGAGCTGCCTGAAGCAGCCTATAAAGCAAGAAGCATAGCCGATTCAGCGATCCCATCCGAATTGCAGGGCGGGCTGCAGCAGCTGAAAACGCAAATGGCCGCCACTCAAATAAACCTTAGCCCGGAGCAATTAAGCAAGCTGTATGAGCCTGTGCCTTTTGATAAAACCGCTCTTGAAGAAAACGCCAAAACAGAAGAAGAACTGAATCAGGCAAGAGGGCTTGTTTATGTTCTGTTATTCATCATTTATTTTGCAGTCATCTTATACGCTAATATGATTGCCATGGAGGTAGCGACAGAAAAGTCTTCCCGTGTTATGGAAATTTTGATATCCAGTGTCTCACCAATCAAGCAGATGTTCGCAAAAATATTGGGAATCGGGCTGCTTAGCCTGACACAAATGGCACTCATACTATTAGTTGGTTATTTTTCAGTCAAACAAAATCTTGATACGATGGAAGGCGGCTTTTTTGAATTCTTTGGATTTGGAAACATTCCGGCTACGACTATCGCTTATGCACTCATCTTTTTCATTCTTGGATATTTCTTATACGCCACACTGGCGGCTTTTCTTGGTTCGCTTGTAAGCAGAATTGAAGATATCCAGCAGATGATTACTCCAATGACCATGATGGTTGTGGCAGGCTTTATGATTGCTATGTTTGGCTTAAGCCAGCCGGAAGCTTCCTTTGTAACGATCACGTCTTATATCCCATTCTTTACTCCGATGCTCATGTTCATGAGAGTAGGGATGCTGTCACTGCCGGTATGGGAGCCGATTCTAGGAATTGCGATTCTTCTCGTTTCCATTATACTGCTCGCTGTCTTTGGAGCGAGAGTATACAGGGGCGGAGTATTGATGTATGGCAAATCCAATTCGTTTAAAGATATTAAAAAAGCATTACAGCTTACTAAAAACGAATAA
- a CDS encoding enoyl-CoA hydratase, which yields MTTDFVTDTVSVQLDGRVATVEMNRPESLNALNVEMLKGLLTAMKDIGQMDEIDIVVLKGRGRAFSSGGDIKTMLLETNESDFPDVMDCISELAVTLYSMPKLTISAVTGAAAGLGLSLALATDYILADRNSKLAMNFIGIGLIPDGGAHFFLQQRIGEDKAKHLIWEGKVLTADEALQMGLIHEIAAADLSTAVDAKLSQWLNRPTEAMIKTKKILADKNRPLLLKVLELEKLGQHKMRQTEDHKEGIQAFIEKRKPVFKGK from the coding sequence TTGACAACAGATTTTGTAACTGATACTGTCAGTGTTCAGCTTGATGGGCGTGTGGCGACAGTTGAAATGAACAGGCCGGAATCATTGAATGCATTGAATGTGGAAATGCTGAAAGGGCTCTTGACTGCCATGAAAGATATTGGCCAAATGGATGAGATTGATATTGTTGTATTGAAAGGAAGGGGCCGCGCATTTTCCTCAGGCGGGGATATTAAGACTATGCTTTTGGAAACAAATGAAAGCGATTTCCCGGATGTGATGGATTGCATCAGCGAGCTGGCTGTAACTCTTTATAGCATGCCGAAGCTGACCATTAGTGCTGTTACAGGGGCAGCTGCCGGTTTGGGCCTGAGCCTGGCCCTTGCCACTGATTATATATTGGCAGACAGGAACAGCAAGCTTGCCATGAATTTTATTGGAATCGGCTTAATTCCTGACGGTGGGGCTCACTTCTTCCTGCAGCAGCGCATTGGTGAAGATAAAGCGAAGCATTTAATCTGGGAAGGAAAAGTGCTGACTGCAGATGAAGCTCTGCAAATGGGGCTGATTCACGAAATAGCAGCAGCTGATTTAAGCACAGCAGTTGATGCAAAATTAAGCCAATGGCTGAACAGACCGACAGAAGCAATGATTAAGACAAAGAAAATTCTTGCTGATAAAAACCGGCCGCTCCTGCTAAAAGTGCTTGAGCTCGAAAAGCTTGGCCAGCATAAAATGCGGCAAACAGAGGATCACAAAGAAGGAATCCAGGCCTTTATTGAGAAAAGAAAGCCTGTATTTAAGGGGAAATAA
- a CDS encoding IS110 family transposase — translation MNPVVGLDVAKGESEAQAFLDKDRPYGKSFSVKHIKEALDSFVSFLKGIERKTGVRPAVILESKGHYHTPIIQCLEENQYLYILVNPIISHQAKKTSLRKVKTDAVDAYHLCVLYYKEDFEPYKKRGLRLLNLRTLSRQYETVTNLYVQAKLQFHTILDQVFPEYRGVFGDLFSKVSLQVLKDFPTSQDVLSAGEGKIMERIEEMRVKRSANWARERVAKLMASAKRNPFQQCIYQSHLYSLDMYISMLLQYQEHLSNLERQIDVLAEEIEEYKIIQSIPGIGGKIAATIISEIGEVDRFNHPKKLVAYAGIDPSVHSSGKFTATINHITKRGSGRLRHALYMAVLCGIRSSRNKKLKEYYDRKRNEGKHSKVAMIACVNKLLHWIYAILKRNEPFLDMA, via the coding sequence TTGAATCCAGTAGTTGGCCTGGATGTGGCCAAGGGAGAAAGTGAGGCCCAAGCCTTCTTAGATAAGGATAGGCCATATGGAAAAAGCTTCAGTGTAAAGCATATCAAGGAGGCTTTGGATTCATTTGTTTCCTTTTTAAAAGGAATAGAGAGGAAAACTGGGGTTAGACCAGCGGTGATTCTTGAATCTAAAGGACATTACCACACACCAATTATTCAATGTCTAGAGGAAAATCAATATCTATATATCTTGGTAAATCCGATTATTTCTCATCAAGCCAAGAAAACAAGCCTTAGAAAAGTAAAGACGGATGCCGTTGATGCATATCATCTTTGTGTTCTTTATTACAAGGAAGATTTTGAGCCTTATAAAAAAAGAGGATTAAGACTTCTAAATCTAAGAACGTTATCAAGGCAATACGAAACCGTTACGAACCTTTACGTTCAGGCAAAACTTCAATTTCATACTATTCTTGATCAGGTATTTCCGGAATACAGGGGAGTGTTTGGAGATTTGTTTTCAAAAGTCTCTCTTCAGGTATTGAAGGATTTTCCCACATCTCAAGATGTTTTGAGTGCAGGTGAAGGAAAGATAATGGAGCGAATTGAGGAAATGCGTGTAAAACGTTCTGCGAATTGGGCCAGGGAGAGAGTAGCTAAATTAATGGCTTCAGCCAAGCGAAATCCGTTCCAACAATGTATATATCAAAGCCACTTGTACAGTTTAGATATGTATATCTCTATGCTTCTTCAGTACCAGGAGCACCTATCCAACTTGGAGAGGCAGATAGATGTCCTGGCAGAAGAAATTGAAGAATATAAGATAATCCAATCAATTCCCGGCATAGGAGGAAAAATCGCTGCAACGATTATTTCCGAAATCGGGGAAGTTGACCGGTTTAACCACCCTAAAAAACTTGTAGCTTATGCAGGAATAGATCCCAGTGTCCATTCATCAGGAAAGTTCACAGCTACGATAAATCACATTACTAAACGAGGTTCAGGCCGTTTACGGCACGCTTTGTATATGGCCGTATTATGCGGTATAAGAAGCTCCAGGAATAAAAAGCTAAAAGAGTACTATGATCGGAAACGAAATGAAGGAAAGCATTCAAAAGTAGCAATGATAGCGTGTGTAAATAAGCTTCTACACTGGATTTATGCAATTCTAAAAAGGAATGAGCCCTTCCTAGATATGGCTTAA